The Blastomonas fulva genome contains a region encoding:
- a CDS encoding aromatic ring-hydroxylating oxygenase subunit alpha, translated as MLKGRLAELIDDRPDDGVFRVSRAIFDDPDVFDLEMRHIFEGGWVFLGLAAQAPGPYDYFTTTIGRVPVLVSRDGDGKLHGLVNSCPHKGSRVAQRLHGNARLHVCPYHSWSFDSAGQNKAIKWRKAGCYADSFDASSHDLPALPVFGEYRGFLFGSLNAAVPSLTEHLGEAAVLLDLIADQSEEGVELVPGEVTFTYDANWKLQLENCSDAYHFTSAHPSYIRVLEQRKEQNDASVVRSVWESSEYWTGEAEGIQGGSYSFQYGHVLNWGRFEISDALPLYDRATVLAERHGEAKRDWMFNMRNLTIFPNLQIAENASSQLRVIRPVEVGRTEMRTWCIAPKGEAAEARRQRIRQYEDFFNPSGMATPDDTVSYENCQRGFASRVEPWLQGYARGMTASRPGGNLFSQPLGMEPQFSVLADAQLCDETLYHSYYREWARRMLEGSAS; from the coding sequence ATGTTGAAAGGCCGGCTTGCCGAACTCATCGATGACCGTCCGGATGATGGGGTGTTCCGCGTCAGCCGTGCGATTTTCGATGATCCCGATGTTTTCGATCTCGAGATGCGTCACATCTTCGAAGGCGGCTGGGTGTTTCTCGGGCTGGCAGCCCAAGCGCCTGGGCCGTATGATTATTTTACCACGACAATCGGCCGTGTTCCGGTTCTTGTCAGCCGCGATGGCGACGGAAAGCTCCACGGGCTGGTCAACAGTTGTCCCCACAAGGGCTCGCGTGTTGCCCAGAGGCTGCACGGCAATGCCCGTCTGCACGTCTGCCCCTATCACAGCTGGTCGTTCGACAGTGCCGGTCAGAACAAGGCGATCAAGTGGCGGAAGGCCGGTTGCTATGCCGACAGCTTCGACGCATCAAGCCATGATCTTCCCGCGCTTCCCGTTTTCGGGGAGTATCGCGGATTTCTGTTTGGCAGCCTGAACGCCGCGGTGCCATCGCTCACCGAACATCTGGGCGAGGCCGCAGTCCTGCTTGATCTGATCGCCGATCAAAGCGAGGAGGGGGTCGAGCTGGTCCCCGGCGAGGTGACGTTCACCTACGATGCGAACTGGAAGCTGCAGCTGGAAAACTGCTCCGATGCCTATCATTTCACCTCAGCACATCCGTCCTACATCCGCGTGCTCGAACAGCGCAAGGAACAGAACGATGCCAGCGTGGTGCGCTCGGTCTGGGAAAGCAGCGAATACTGGACGGGCGAAGCCGAAGGTATCCAGGGTGGGAGCTACAGCTTTCAGTACGGCCATGTCCTCAACTGGGGCAGGTTTGAGATATCGGACGCTCTGCCGCTTTATGACCGGGCGACGGTGCTGGCAGAGCGGCACGGTGAGGCCAAGCGCGACTGGATGTTCAACATGCGCAACCTGACGATCTTTCCCAATCTGCAGATCGCGGAGAACGCCTCGAGCCAGCTGCGCGTGATCCGACCGGTCGAGGTCGGCAGGACCGAAATGCGCACCTGGTGCATCGCTCCCAAGGGCGAGGCGGCCGAGGCACGCCGCCAGCGCATCCGCCAGTACGAGGATTTCTTCAATCCCAGCGGCATGGCCACGCCCGATGATACGGTGAGCTACGAGAACTGTCAGCGCGGCTTTGCCAGCCGGGTCGAGCCATGGCTGCAGGGCTATGCGCGCGGCATGACGGCGAGCAGGCCGGGAGGCAATTTGTTCTCCCAGCCATTGGGCATGGAACCCCAGTTCAGCGTGCTCGCGGACGCCCAGCTGTGCGACGAGACGCTGTACCACAGCTATTATCGCGAATGGGCTCGCCGCATGCTGGAGGGATCAGCCTCGTGA
- a CDS encoding aromatic-ring-hydroxylating dioxygenase subunit beta, translated as MNAPLSSREAEELLYTEALLLDESRWEEWLELYLPDSVFWVPAWRDETTPTQDPESELSLIYYRGRRNLEDRVWRARSGMSVASTPPSRVVHAITNVLVERADSSEANISSCFTVHLYDRRSDRSHVFFGRYQHALQRVDGAWRIAAKKILLLNDVIPTVVDFYSI; from the coding sequence GTGAACGCCCCTTTGTCCAGCCGAGAAGCGGAAGAACTCCTCTATACCGAGGCTTTGCTGCTCGATGAAAGTCGCTGGGAAGAATGGCTCGAGCTGTATCTGCCCGACTCGGTGTTCTGGGTGCCGGCGTGGCGCGATGAGACGACCCCGACGCAAGACCCGGAAAGCGAACTGTCGCTGATCTACTATCGCGGGCGCCGCAATCTCGAGGACCGGGTCTGGCGGGCCCGATCGGGAATGTCCGTGGCTTCCACGCCACCTTCGCGCGTCGTGCACGCCATCACCAACGTGCTGGTCGAACGCGCCGACAGCAGCGAAGCCAACATCTCGTCGTGCTTTACCGTCCACCTCTACGACCGGCGTAGCGATCGCAGCCATGTGTTCTTCGGGCGCTATCAGCACGCCCTGCAGCGTGTCGATGGAGCCTGGCGCATCGCGGCCAAGAAAATCCTGCTGCTCAACGATGTCATCCCCACCGTCGTCGATTTCTACTCGATTTAG
- a CDS encoding FAD-dependent monooxygenase → MGDTYDVVIIGGGPVGLGLAVELGQAGISVLLVERHATPVRVPKGQNLTQRTMEHFQAWDAEAALRNARTIPREYGIGGLTAYGTLLGEYRYDWLARERVREYYRTDNERLPQYCTEQVLRDRVTALPSVVTALGCTAQAVSQEEGGVRIRYRDSAGTEHAATAQYLVGCDGSRSLIRHEAQITETRSDHDRTMALIVFRSDGLNQLLERFPGKSFYNVLTPELEGYWMFLGRVDLDGNWFFHAPVPDSARTEAFDFAGYLHRAVGAEFDVAIEYTGFWDLRFAQADAYRAGRIFLAGDAAHSHPPYGGYGINTGLEDARNLGWKLAAVLHGWGGAHLLDSYHAERHPVFESTARDFIEKSIREDSRFLARYSPARDQYAFETEWRNRGTGAKAEVESFAPHYAGSPIVFGPDGAVCSAVGAHSFAARPGHHLAPRAMSNGSAAPDIARAGLTLLALDAAADDVAAFETAANARRVPLAVLHDTFDDGREAYGARLVLVRPDGFVAWAGDRLDTSASAIIARVTGQDGLETTAACAIRC, encoded by the coding sequence GTGGGCGATACCTATGACGTCGTGATTATCGGCGGCGGACCAGTGGGCCTCGGCCTTGCGGTGGAACTGGGCCAGGCCGGGATTTCGGTCCTGCTCGTCGAGCGCCACGCCACCCCGGTGCGGGTGCCCAAGGGGCAGAATCTCACGCAGCGCACCATGGAGCACTTTCAGGCGTGGGACGCCGAAGCTGCCCTGCGCAATGCGCGCACAATCCCCCGGGAATACGGCATCGGCGGGCTCACGGCTTATGGCACCCTGCTGGGGGAATATCGTTACGACTGGCTCGCCCGCGAACGGGTGCGTGAGTATTACCGGACGGACAACGAGAGGCTGCCACAATATTGCACCGAGCAGGTCTTGCGCGATCGGGTCACCGCCCTGCCCTCTGTCGTTACAGCGCTGGGCTGTACGGCGCAGGCCGTTTCGCAAGAGGAGGGCGGCGTAAGGATACGCTATCGGGATTCCGCTGGGACCGAACATGCGGCGACAGCGCAGTATCTGGTCGGCTGCGACGGAAGCAGGTCGTTGATCCGTCACGAGGCCCAAATCACCGAGACGCGGTCCGACCACGACCGGACCATGGCGCTGATCGTCTTTCGCTCCGATGGCCTCAACCAGCTGCTAGAGCGGTTTCCCGGCAAATCCTTCTACAATGTCCTCACCCCCGAGCTTGAGGGCTACTGGATGTTCCTTGGCCGGGTCGATCTTGACGGCAACTGGTTCTTCCATGCGCCGGTTCCGGACAGCGCGCGAACCGAGGCCTTCGATTTTGCTGGCTATCTTCACCGCGCGGTGGGGGCCGAGTTCGACGTGGCGATCGAATATACCGGCTTTTGGGATCTGCGCTTTGCGCAGGCCGACGCCTATCGGGCCGGCCGGATCTTCCTGGCCGGCGATGCGGCGCACAGCCATCCGCCTTATGGCGGCTATGGCATCAACACCGGGCTGGAAGATGCGCGCAATCTGGGCTGGAAGCTGGCCGCAGTTCTGCACGGCTGGGGCGGCGCGCATCTGCTCGACAGCTACCATGCCGAACGCCATCCGGTGTTTGAATCCACCGCGCGAGACTTCATCGAAAAGTCGATCCGCGAAGACAGCCGGTTTCTTGCCCGGTATTCGCCCGCCAGGGACCAATACGCCTTCGAGACGGAGTGGCGCAACCGAGGTACGGGTGCAAAGGCCGAAGTGGAGAGCTTTGCGCCGCATTATGCTGGTTCGCCGATCGTGTTCGGACCGGACGGCGCGGTTTGCAGCGCGGTCGGTGCGCACAGCTTTGCCGCGCGGCCCGGCCATCATCTCGCGCCAAGGGCCATGTCAAACGGCAGCGCCGCGCCGGATATCGCCCGGGCTGGATTGACGCTGCTCGCGCTTGACGCCGCGGCGGACGACGTGGCGGCCTTCGAGACCGCAGCAAACGCCCGTCGCGTCCCCTTGGCGGTGCTGCATGATACGTTCGACGATGGACGAGAGGCCTATGGCGCAAGGCTGGTGCTGGTACGACCCGACGGTTTCGTTGCCTGGGCGGGCGATCGGCTGGACACGTCCGCCAGCGCCATCATCGCACGCGTCACGGGTCAGGATGGTCTCGAAACCACGGCTGCCTGTGCGATCCGCTGCTAA
- a CDS encoding MFS transporter has product MQSFDVQQFIDRQQLKPVHFRVLAMLTVVMFIDGFDIFVVGKIAPAIAADFGVTPAAMTLVFLFQQIGLAVGAFLVSPLFDKFGRKRSLMLCCAIFGILSVATTFATSIVALAVLRGLAGLFLAAVLPGAVALVAEFTPERRRSTFIALSIAGYSAGSAAGAAAALLIPDYGWQAAFWIGGLLPLALVPLLGLFLPESLTFRVERNASDPGIARTIALIEPDLQLTGEERFVTPDRPGKGRRTRVVDVFRDGRARTTTLVWLACLLSMGNIALLAAWLPTFFQEMAGISIQRFAIVSMIGFLGGMVGTVTIGFLMDRFPPNRLIPAYYLGIAVSLTLIGTVPFESPYFVPLLLGWSFCQSGGQAGLNMLMTRVYPTAIRSTGIGWAGGAGRIGGIIAPLLGGFALASAFSLQFTLAIIAISPVIVALLVANLRPMREEPAAGEPAVA; this is encoded by the coding sequence ATGCAGTCCTTTGACGTTCAACAGTTTATCGACCGCCAGCAATTGAAGCCCGTGCATTTCAGAGTGCTGGCCATGCTGACCGTGGTGATGTTCATCGACGGGTTCGATATCTTCGTCGTGGGCAAGATCGCCCCGGCCATCGCTGCGGACTTCGGGGTTACGCCTGCCGCCATGACTCTGGTGTTCCTGTTTCAACAGATCGGGCTTGCGGTTGGCGCGTTTCTCGTCAGCCCGCTGTTTGACAAGTTCGGCCGCAAGCGGTCGCTGATGCTGTGTTGCGCGATCTTCGGGATATTGTCGGTCGCGACGACCTTTGCGACGTCGATCGTTGCCCTCGCCGTCCTGCGCGGACTGGCCGGACTGTTTCTGGCGGCTGTCCTGCCCGGGGCCGTGGCTCTCGTTGCCGAATTCACGCCGGAACGGCGGCGATCGACTTTCATCGCGCTCTCGATCGCAGGCTATAGCGCCGGCAGCGCGGCAGGGGCCGCAGCCGCGCTGCTCATTCCCGACTATGGCTGGCAGGCCGCGTTCTGGATCGGCGGGCTGCTGCCGCTGGCTCTGGTTCCGCTGCTTGGGCTGTTCCTGCCTGAATCGCTGACCTTCCGGGTGGAACGCAACGCCAGCGATCCGGGGATTGCGCGCACCATCGCTTTGATCGAGCCCGATCTCCAACTGACCGGCGAGGAGCGTTTCGTCACACCTGACCGGCCCGGCAAGGGCCGCAGGACGCGCGTCGTCGATGTGTTTCGCGATGGGCGCGCGCGCACGACGACCCTGGTCTGGCTGGCCTGCCTGCTCAGCATGGGCAACATTGCGCTGCTTGCCGCCTGGCTGCCGACATTCTTCCAGGAGATGGCCGGCATCAGCATCCAACGCTTTGCCATCGTCTCGATGATCGGATTTCTCGGCGGCATGGTGGGAACGGTAACCATCGGGTTCCTGATGGACCGGTTCCCGCCCAACCGGCTGATCCCGGCCTATTATCTGGGTATTGCAGTATCGCTGACGCTGATCGGCACGGTGCCGTTCGAATCGCCGTATTTCGTCCCGCTTCTCCTGGGCTGGAGCTTCTGCCAGTCGGGCGGGCAGGCTGGCCTCAACATGCTGATGACGCGGGTCTACCCCACCGCCATCCGGTCCACCGGAATTGGCTGGGCGGGCGGAGCAGGGCGCATCGGGGGCATCATCGCCCCGCTGCTGGGCGGTTTTGCCCTGGCATCGGCGTTTTCGCTGCAGTTCACGCTTGCGATCATTGCGATCTCGCCCGTGATCGTCGCGCTGCTGGTGGCGAACCTTCGTCCGATGCGCGAGGAACCTGCTGCAGGCGAACCTGCCGTCGCCTGA
- a CDS encoding carotenoid oxygenase family protein, which translates to MEVRFPDLPLYTGWGKPLRTESTVDGLELIEGTVPAELDGTWYRAGPDRQYAPMLGDDIFIDGEGMAHMIRIRDGSVSYRSRWVRNARFNAQAAAGRSLFGKYRNRFTDDPSVEGISGGTANTNVIFHNGRLLVLKEDDLPFEVDPDTLDPMGIYAFDGKVRATSLSAHPKWFPDDGRLLTYSYQAKGDGSNDVVFYDMDDQGNIHDEIWFEMPWASICHDFAVTPHYAIFPFMPLVTTLDNIKRGTTFYEWHPDKQVVVALVKRGGKAEDIRWFRGPAGSLSHMMNAFEDGDKVHLDACYYDGNCFPFFPTPEGKHVEGCPPILSRLTFDLSRNDDGFDRRPLINTPGEMPRADDRYQGQACGKGYLIVGRQPDGSSGIGCVDLATGELTRWAPGALASVHEPQFVPRYKGSAEGDGWLLVIVNRLDAGHSELAILDAQDITRGPVARLHLPVRVRSTFHGTWVDGEKLRAHAPGEMAETV; encoded by the coding sequence ATGGAAGTCCGCTTCCCTGATTTACCGCTCTACACCGGCTGGGGAAAGCCGTTGCGGACCGAATCCACCGTCGACGGGCTGGAGCTGATCGAAGGGACCGTGCCTGCCGAGCTGGACGGGACATGGTATCGCGCCGGTCCCGATCGCCAATATGCCCCGATGCTGGGCGACGACATCTTCATCGACGGTGAAGGCATGGCGCACATGATCCGGATCCGCGACGGCAGCGTGTCTTATCGCAGCCGCTGGGTGCGCAACGCCCGGTTCAACGCCCAGGCCGCAGCCGGCCGGTCGCTGTTCGGCAAATATCGCAACCGTTTCACCGACGATCCATCGGTCGAGGGGATCAGCGGTGGTACCGCCAATACCAATGTCATTTTTCACAACGGCCGATTGCTGGTGCTGAAAGAGGACGATCTGCCGTTCGAGGTCGACCCCGATACGCTCGACCCGATGGGCATTTACGCTTTCGATGGCAAGGTCCGCGCCACCTCGCTCAGCGCGCATCCCAAATGGTTTCCCGATGACGGCCGCCTGCTCACCTACAGCTATCAGGCCAAGGGCGACGGCAGCAACGACGTCGTGTTCTATGACATGGATGACCAGGGCAACATTCACGACGAGATCTGGTTCGAGATGCCATGGGCATCGATCTGCCACGATTTCGCGGTGACGCCCCATTACGCGATCTTTCCCTTCATGCCGCTGGTGACCACGCTGGACAATATCAAGCGCGGCACCACCTTCTACGAATGGCATCCCGACAAGCAGGTCGTCGTGGCATTGGTGAAGCGCGGCGGAAAGGCAGAGGATATCCGCTGGTTCCGTGGCCCCGCCGGATCGTTGTCGCACATGATGAATGCCTTCGAGGATGGCGACAAGGTTCATCTCGACGCCTGCTATTATGACGGGAACTGCTTCCCGTTCTTCCCCACGCCCGAAGGCAAGCATGTGGAGGGCTGCCCGCCGATCTTGTCACGCCTGACGTTCGACCTCAGCCGCAACGATGATGGCTTCGACCGGCGTCCGCTGATCAACACGCCCGGCGAGATGCCTCGCGCCGATGATCGCTATCAGGGCCAGGCGTGCGGAAAGGGCTATCTGATTGTCGGACGTCAGCCGGACGGATCGAGCGGCATCGGGTGCGTCGATCTGGCGACCGGCGAACTCACCCGCTGGGCGCCCGGAGCGCTCGCCTCGGTGCACGAGCCGCAATTTGTGCCCCGCTACAAGGGGTCTGCCGAAGGGGACGGCTGGCTGCTCGTCATCGTCAACCGACTGGATGCCGGCCACAGCGAGCTTGCGATCCTTGATGCGCAGGACATCACGCGCGGCCCGGTGGCGCGGCTGCATCTGCCGGTGCGGGTGCGCTCCACGTTCCACGGCACCTGGGTCGATGGCGAAAAACTGCGCGCGCACGCGCCTGGCGAGATGGCCGAAACAGTCTGA
- a CDS encoding MarR family winged helix-turn-helix transcriptional regulator has translation MKPDDRLDNGSLADLYGRPGFLIRRAHQITSALFAEETDDLAITSTQFGMLIALQGGISIDQASLARLLGLDRSTTGLVVTNLEERGFIERKTDPGDRRRRMLTITPAGEAIRAQAETASRRSQARALDVFSEDDAAAFVRLLGHFVDAFNTSIRTPITDA, from the coding sequence ATGAAACCTGACGATCGATTGGACAACGGCAGTCTCGCCGACCTTTACGGGCGCCCCGGCTTTTTGATCCGCCGCGCGCATCAGATCACCAGCGCGCTGTTTGCCGAGGAAACCGACGATCTGGCGATCACCTCGACCCAGTTCGGCATGCTGATCGCATTGCAGGGCGGCATATCGATCGACCAGGCCAGTCTCGCGCGCCTCCTGGGCCTGGATCGTTCGACGACCGGGCTGGTGGTCACCAATCTCGAAGAGCGGGGGTTCATCGAGCGCAAGACAGATCCGGGCGATCGCCGCCGCAGGATGCTGACGATTACGCCCGCCGGCGAGGCGATCCGGGCGCAGGCAGAAACGGCTTCGCGCCGGTCGCAAGCCCGCGCGCTGGACGTTTTCAGCGAAGACGACGCGGCCGCGTTCGTGCGGCTGCTCGGACATTTCGTGGACGCTTTCAACACCAGCATCCGTACGCCCATCACCGACGCTTGA
- a CDS encoding FAD-dependent oxidoreductase: protein MACDVLVIGGGPVGMLLAIDLAARGVTVTLVEARPAGQLPSVKCNHIASRTMETFRRLGLSRAVRAVGLPDDFPNDIVFRTRMTGKEMARIRIPSRQDRYTATGGPDTDWPTPEPPHRVNQIHFEPILFARAAADPRITILSHCRFVSATQDPDGVSATIESLDDGRTITVQARYMAGCDGGTSTVRKLIGGQLEGDAVIQRVQSTLIDSPALLGALGSGPAWMSYNYNPERAGTVLAIDGIRRWLVHNYLLPDEADFDSIDRDAGIRAILGVDCDFPLEIVAHEDWIGRRLVADVFRKDRIFIAGDAAHLWVPYAGYGMNAGIADAMDLSWLLAAVIQGWASPDILDAYVAERKPITEQVSRFAMSHAARAIRERTTLPPEIEDDTPEGEAARAQVGEAAYRLNVQQFACAGLNYGYFYDASPIIAYDGDAQPAYTMHDYVPSTVPGCRVPHFVVADGRPLYDLLGAGYSLLVFDRSMDTAPIIEAAARCGLPLSVLHFDRTLDRVPAEYTHNLLIARPDGHVAWRGNAIDDPSGLVDRLRGAAREP from the coding sequence ATGGCATGCGACGTTCTCGTTATCGGTGGCGGTCCCGTCGGCATGCTGCTGGCCATAGACCTGGCGGCGCGCGGGGTGACGGTGACGCTGGTAGAAGCGCGGCCCGCCGGTCAGCTGCCCAGCGTCAAATGCAACCATATCGCATCGCGCACGATGGAGACATTCCGCCGGCTGGGGCTTTCGCGGGCGGTGCGCGCGGTCGGCCTGCCCGATGATTTTCCCAACGACATCGTCTTTCGTACCCGGATGACGGGCAAGGAGATGGCCCGTATCCGCATTCCCAGCCGGCAAGACCGATATACGGCAACGGGCGGACCGGACACCGACTGGCCCACGCCCGAGCCGCCGCACCGGGTCAATCAGATCCATTTCGAACCGATCCTTTTCGCGCGCGCCGCTGCAGATCCCCGCATCACGATCCTGTCGCACTGCCGCTTTGTATCGGCAACGCAGGACCCAGACGGCGTCAGCGCGACCATCGAGAGCCTCGATGATGGCAGGACGATCACGGTGCAGGCCCGCTACATGGCCGGTTGCGATGGCGGCACCTCGACGGTGCGCAAATTGATCGGCGGCCAGCTCGAAGGCGATGCGGTGATCCAGCGGGTGCAGTCGACATTGATCGATTCCCCCGCGCTGCTTGGAGCACTCGGCAGCGGCCCGGCGTGGATGAGCTACAACTACAATCCCGAACGCGCAGGGACCGTGCTGGCGATCGACGGCATCCGTCGCTGGCTGGTGCACAACTATCTGCTGCCCGACGAGGCCGACTTCGATTCGATCGACCGCGACGCCGGGATACGCGCGATCTTGGGCGTGGATTGCGACTTCCCGCTCGAGATCGTGGCGCATGAGGACTGGATCGGCCGCAGGCTGGTCGCCGATGTCTTCCGCAAGGACCGCATTTTCATCGCGGGCGATGCGGCGCATCTGTGGGTGCCGTATGCAGGCTATGGCATGAACGCCGGAATCGCCGATGCGATGGACCTGTCATGGCTGCTGGCCGCGGTGATTCAGGGATGGGCCAGCCCCGACATTCTCGATGCCTATGTCGCCGAGCGCAAGCCGATCACCGAGCAGGTGTCGCGCTTTGCCATGAGCCACGCCGCACGCGCGATCCGCGAGCGTACCACGCTGCCGCCCGAGATCGAGGACGATACGCCTGAAGGCGAAGCTGCGCGCGCGCAGGTGGGGGAGGCGGCCTATCGGCTCAATGTCCAGCAATTCGCCTGTGCCGGGCTGAACTACGGCTATTTTTACGATGCCTCGCCGATCATCGCTTATGACGGTGACGCGCAGCCGGCCTACACCATGCACGATTACGTGCCGTCGACCGTGCCGGGGTGCCGGGTGCCGCATTTTGTCGTTGCCGATGGCCGCCCGCTCTATGACCTGTTGGGGGCGGGTTACAGCCTGCTGGTCTTCGATCGATCCATGGACACGGCCCCCATCATCGAGGCCGCCGCGCGGTGCGGACTGCCCCTGTCGGTGCTGCATTTCGACCGAACGCTTGACCGTGTGCCCGCCGAGTATACACACAACCTGTTGATCGCTCGGCCAGACGGACATGTCGCATGGCGCGGCAACGCCATCGATGATCCGTCCGGCCTGGTCGATCGTCTGCGCGGCGCGGCTAGAGAACCTTGA
- a CDS encoding DUF3237 family protein, with the protein MTQAPHPFAPQMEYAFSIAITLTKAHWLRPTTMGATRAAVYAAEGTVEGPNIKGKVVPMSGGDWPLQRPDGVIDFDARYLLETDDGTLIYMQNRGFRWAFTPEVAERMARNEPADPSEYYMRVSPKFDVPEGPYDWMAKHVFVGVAEKIPGANRIHYFKVL; encoded by the coding sequence ATGACGCAAGCCCCCCACCCTTTTGCCCCACAGATGGAATATGCCTTTTCCATCGCCATCACGCTGACCAAGGCGCACTGGCTGCGCCCGACCACGATGGGCGCCACCCGCGCGGCAGTCTATGCCGCAGAAGGCACCGTCGAAGGCCCGAACATCAAGGGCAAGGTCGTGCCCATGAGCGGCGGCGACTGGCCGCTGCAGCGCCCCGACGGCGTCATCGATTTCGATGCGCGCTATCTGCTCGAAACCGATGACGGCACCCTGATCTACATGCAGAACCGCGGCTTCCGCTGGGCGTTCACCCCCGAAGTCGCCGAGCGCATGGCGCGCAACGAACCGGCCGATCCATCGGAATATTACATGCGCGTCAGCCCCAAGTTCGACGTCCCCGAAGGTCCGTACGACTGGATGGCCAAGCACGTGTTCGTCGGCGTCGCAGAGAAGATCCCCGGCGCCAACCGCATCCACTATTTCAAGGTTCTCTAG
- a CDS encoding nuclear transport factor 2 family protein codes for MSGFDYAEYIEAFNRGDDAALIDRYFVEDFKFIGTTRAYSSRAEFLDFLRWAHDGVREIIRPITVLESDDSIFAEIDMDFVATAPRPDFPFGPLMPGDIKTVKFFVLYALRDGMVTQLKSMTWPAEYHVSKAPMLGSHAGQRAAFHAYATAFSGGDGARFGSYYTDDVVLDLPSEPLLEGRAAIVGFYTAMFERVRETLSINHLVVDDGGIAADIISTFTAHADAPDFQVMPLQAGQAVSVRVFVYYTLTAGRISHIKVARAGQPELHPA; via the coding sequence ATGAGCGGCTTCGACTACGCCGAATACATCGAGGCGTTCAATCGCGGCGATGACGCTGCGCTGATCGATCGCTATTTCGTCGAGGATTTCAAGTTCATCGGCACAACCCGCGCGTACAGCAGCCGGGCGGAGTTTCTCGACTTCCTGCGCTGGGCGCATGACGGGGTGCGCGAGATCATCCGGCCGATCACGGTTCTGGAATCCGACGACAGTATCTTTGCCGAGATCGACATGGATTTCGTCGCCACTGCGCCGCGGCCCGATTTTCCGTTCGGCCCGCTGATGCCCGGCGACATCAAGACGGTGAAGTTCTTCGTGCTGTACGCACTGCGCGATGGCATGGTCACCCAGCTCAAATCGATGACCTGGCCGGCGGAGTATCACGTCAGCAAGGCCCCGATGCTGGGCAGCCACGCCGGGCAGCGCGCGGCGTTTCACGCTTATGCCACCGCGTTCAGCGGCGGCGACGGCGCGCGCTTTGGCAGCTATTACACCGACGATGTCGTGCTCGACCTGCCGTCTGAACCGCTGCTGGAGGGCCGCGCCGCGATTGTCGGCTTTTACACCGCGATGTTCGAACGGGTCCGCGAAACGCTCAGCATCAACCATCTGGTCGTCGATGATGGCGGGATTGCCGCCGACATCATCAGCACCTTCACCGCGCACGCCGACGCGCCGGACTTTCAGGTCATGCCGCTGCAGGCCGGACAGGCGGTCTCGGTGCGGGTGTTCGTCTATTACACACTTACCGCCGGACGCATCAGCCACATCAAGGTCGCCCGCGCCGGGCAGCCCGAGCTTCACCCTGCTTGA